The following proteins come from a genomic window of Gordonia westfalica:
- a CDS encoding winged helix-turn-helix transcriptional regulator: MTSYGQFCPVAKAMELLDERWTILIVREMLLGSRHFNELRRGVPKMSPALLTKRLRSLERAGVIHRSEVGGRSVYSLTDMGQELTTVVEALSAWGIRWVGELGDADLDPHLLMWDMRRTIPVDRWPRRRTMVQFMFRDVIGKARTWYLVVSGDDAQVCDFDPGYEVDATVVTDLRTLTEIWRGDIDWLYALSADRAEVHATADVAREVPLWIGQSVSAAIPRPA; the protein is encoded by the coding sequence ATGACGTCGTATGGACAGTTCTGCCCGGTGGCCAAGGCCATGGAGCTCCTCGACGAGCGGTGGACGATCCTGATAGTCCGCGAAATGCTGTTGGGGAGCCGTCATTTCAATGAACTACGACGCGGCGTTCCGAAGATGTCACCGGCGTTGCTCACCAAGCGCCTGCGCAGTCTGGAACGGGCGGGTGTCATCCACCGGTCGGAGGTCGGTGGTCGTTCGGTGTACTCACTAACGGACATGGGTCAGGAGCTGACCACGGTGGTTGAGGCGTTGAGCGCGTGGGGGATTCGTTGGGTCGGGGAGCTCGGCGACGCCGATCTCGATCCTCACCTGCTGATGTGGGACATGCGACGGACCATTCCGGTCGATCGCTGGCCGCGCCGGCGAACCATGGTGCAGTTCATGTTTCGCGATGTGATCGGCAAGGCGCGCACCTGGTATCTGGTGGTGTCGGGGGACGATGCGCAGGTGTGCGACTTCGATCCCGGCTACGAGGTGGATGCCACGGTCGTGACCGATTTGAGAACCCTCACCGAGATCTGGCGAGGCGACATCGACTGGCTGTACGCGCTCAGCGCCGACCGAGCCGAGGTCCACGCCACGGCCGACGTCGCCCGTGAGGTGCCGCTGTGGATAGGTCAGAGCGTGTCGGCGGCGATCCCGCGGCCGGCCTGA
- a CDS encoding multidrug effflux MFS transporter: MTSSAPTTGDGLGARLLFTLALLSATAPIATDLYLPSFIEVQDALHTDATRVQLTLTAFLIGVGVGQIIWGPISDRVGRRLPLVIGSAGAVVAGIVVVAAPNIEVLIGARFVQALAAASGMVIARAVIADLQRGFAGARSMTLMMSIQSLAPVVAPLVGGVLAGHVPWRGVLAVILATACLQLIGAVTSVPETLPATRRAPRLRFGDLLGRLKRPAFMAYVLTQAFAFGALMAYISSSSFVYQNVIGTSELVYGCAFAVNALGMMGGGLVSSRLSRRRVHPATTIKFSLPVLILASFGVLGAAVSPVPVLLVVPLFVVATAIGFVFGNAAALAMEHTRDAAGAGSAVLGGIMFLVGGALSPLGGLAGDDTAVPMACIMIGSSILTAGCFAIGRLHVARDPESEAAFATA, from the coding sequence GTGACGAGCTCTGCACCGACCACCGGCGACGGCCTGGGCGCGCGCCTCCTGTTCACCCTCGCGCTCCTGTCGGCGACCGCGCCCATCGCGACCGATCTCTACCTGCCCTCGTTCATCGAGGTCCAGGACGCGCTGCACACCGACGCGACCCGCGTCCAGCTGACTCTGACCGCATTCCTGATCGGTGTGGGCGTCGGTCAGATCATCTGGGGGCCGATCTCGGACCGGGTCGGCCGACGTCTCCCGCTGGTCATCGGTTCCGCAGGTGCCGTCGTCGCCGGCATCGTGGTGGTCGCGGCGCCGAACATCGAAGTGCTCATCGGGGCGCGGTTCGTGCAGGCGTTGGCCGCTGCGTCGGGCATGGTCATCGCGCGAGCGGTCATCGCCGACCTCCAGCGCGGCTTCGCCGGTGCCCGGTCGATGACCCTGATGATGAGCATCCAGAGCCTCGCGCCGGTCGTTGCGCCCCTCGTCGGAGGCGTTCTGGCAGGCCATGTTCCGTGGCGCGGCGTCCTGGCGGTGATCCTGGCGACCGCGTGCCTGCAACTGATCGGTGCGGTCACGTCGGTACCGGAAACGCTGCCCGCGACGAGACGCGCGCCGCGGCTTCGGTTCGGGGACTTGCTCGGCCGGCTCAAGCGCCCTGCTTTCATGGCCTATGTACTGACGCAGGCGTTCGCGTTCGGCGCACTGATGGCCTACATCTCGAGCTCCTCGTTCGTGTACCAGAACGTCATCGGGACGTCGGAGTTGGTGTACGGCTGCGCTTTCGCGGTGAATGCACTCGGGATGATGGGTGGCGGACTGGTCTCCTCCCGGCTGTCGCGCCGCCGGGTCCACCCGGCGACGACCATCAAGTTCAGCCTGCCGGTTCTGATCCTGGCGTCGTTCGGGGTGCTCGGCGCGGCGGTGTCGCCGGTGCCGGTGCTGCTGGTCGTCCCGCTGTTCGTCGTTGCGACGGCGATCGGCTTCGTCTTCGGAAACGCGGCCGCCCTCGCGATGGAACACACTCGCGATGCTGCCGGTGCCGGCAGTGCGGTACTCGGCGGCATCATGTTCCTCGTCGGCGGTGCGCTGTCCCCGCTGGGCGGTCTCGCAGGTGACGACACTGCGGTCCCGATGGCCTGCATCATGATCGGCTCATCGATCCTCACGGCCGGTTGCTTCGCAATCGGCCGGCTACACGTCGCGCGCGATCCGGAGTCCGAGGCGGCGTTCGCGACCGCGTGA
- a CDS encoding ABC transporter permease: protein MKAALVAEYRKFVSTRMWWVLLIAMVGYLAFIGAVLAFSMTADNAMNQPVLLSGGDLARSIYALTSPIGYVFALVIGSLAVTGEFRHKTITSSLLVEPRRGVLLVAKLIAGVPIGALYGILGTLAVVATAAPVLALLGDGAFLGDGSTIEVIALSMLVMVLWTALGVAFGAVVSNQVAAIVILLAFTQLVEPIARIALAAFDATASVAKFLPGSAADALVGTSFFASMGEGAADLLPQWAGAMVMLAYIAAFAVVGRCTTLRRDIS, encoded by the coding sequence ATGAAGGCGGCACTGGTCGCGGAGTACCGCAAGTTCGTCTCCACCCGGATGTGGTGGGTGCTGCTCATCGCGATGGTCGGGTATCTGGCGTTCATCGGTGCGGTCCTTGCCTTTTCGATGACCGCCGACAATGCGATGAACCAGCCGGTGCTGCTCTCGGGAGGCGATCTCGCACGATCGATCTACGCGTTGACCTCACCGATCGGATACGTCTTCGCACTGGTGATCGGCAGTCTGGCGGTGACCGGCGAGTTCCGGCACAAGACCATCACGTCGAGCCTCCTGGTGGAGCCACGACGCGGGGTCCTGTTGGTGGCCAAGCTGATCGCGGGAGTCCCGATCGGCGCGCTGTACGGCATCCTCGGCACGCTCGCGGTGGTGGCGACCGCAGCCCCGGTCCTCGCACTTCTCGGGGACGGCGCCTTCCTCGGCGACGGTTCGACCATCGAGGTCATCGCCCTGTCGATGCTCGTGATGGTGTTGTGGACGGCGCTGGGCGTCGCCTTCGGCGCGGTGGTCTCCAACCAGGTCGCCGCGATCGTCATCCTGCTGGCCTTCACCCAGCTCGTCGAGCCGATCGCCCGGATCGCCCTGGCCGCCTTCGACGCCACGGCGTCGGTGGCGAAGTTCCTTCCCGGTTCGGCGGCCGACGCGCTGGTGGGAACCAGCTTCTTCGCCAGCATGGGTGAGGGTGCCGCGGACCTGCTGCCGCAGTGGGCGGGCGCGATGGTGATGCTGGCCTACATCGCGGCGTTCGCGGTCGTCGGCCGGTGCACGACGCTGCGACGCGACATCTCGTAG
- a CDS encoding alpha/beta hydrolase — MRRRRTLTGALAAVGASLVALALIPGVPSAIADEDTARIVSKTAFDGRERLKVWSPSMGREITVDVQHPAGDTKRPTLYMLDGAEAHDEESGWYAMTDLQKLAAGEKLNVVTPVGDPHSYYTDWRTVDPGVGKKYMYETFLTGELPPLIDEEFDGNGRNAIAGASMGGVAALTLATRRPELYSGVAGYSDCANVSSPRNQLLTRWDVSRGGGNATNMWGPPGDPEWRAHDPYVNAEKLRGKTIYMSSGNGIPGRYNNLLSDPIDETVQGMIGEFGSWTCTGQMSNRLAQLEIPYTTNLRSSGTHKWGYWKDELQVSWPILMRSVGLR; from the coding sequence ATGCGACGACGTCGAACACTGACCGGGGCCTTGGCCGCGGTCGGAGCGTCACTGGTAGCGCTTGCACTCATCCCGGGTGTCCCGTCCGCCATCGCCGACGAGGACACCGCTCGTATCGTGTCGAAGACCGCCTTCGACGGCCGCGAGCGCCTGAAGGTCTGGTCGCCGTCGATGGGACGCGAGATCACCGTCGACGTCCAGCATCCGGCGGGTGACACCAAGCGACCCACGCTGTACATGCTCGACGGAGCCGAGGCGCACGACGAGGAATCGGGCTGGTACGCGATGACAGATCTGCAGAAGCTCGCGGCCGGCGAGAAGCTCAATGTCGTCACCCCGGTCGGTGATCCGCACAGCTATTACACCGATTGGCGCACAGTCGATCCCGGCGTCGGCAAGAAGTACATGTACGAGACGTTCCTGACCGGGGAACTGCCCCCGCTGATAGACGAGGAGTTCGACGGCAACGGGCGCAACGCCATCGCCGGGGCGTCGATGGGCGGGGTCGCGGCCCTGACCCTCGCCACCCGCCGGCCCGAGCTGTACAGCGGCGTGGCCGGTTACAGCGACTGCGCCAATGTCTCCAGCCCCCGGAACCAGCTGCTCACCCGGTGGGACGTCAGCCGCGGCGGCGGCAACGCGACCAACATGTGGGGCCCGCCCGGCGACCCGGAGTGGAGAGCCCACGATCCGTACGTGAACGCGGAGAAGCTACGCGGCAAGACCATCTACATGTCGTCGGGCAACGGCATCCCGGGCCGATACAACAACCTGCTGTCCGACCCGATCGACGAGACCGTCCAGGGCATGATCGGCGAGTTCGGCAGCTGGACCTGCACCGGACAGATGAGCAACCGCCTCGCCCAGCTGGAAATCCCGTACACCACCAATCTGCGGTCCTCCGGAACCCACAAGTGGGGTTACTGGAAGGACGAGCTGCAGGTGTCCTGGCCGATCCTGATGCGGTCGGTGGGCCTGCGCTGA
- a CDS encoding exodeoxyribonuclease III has protein sequence MSEAVGAGFTVASFNVNGIRAARRRGFDGWLAQRHPDVVGLQELRCGIGDVGEFAGYTAAIDVGTIPGRNGVAILTRRAPAAVRTWLTHPPKARGLNAFAHEGRYVEVDLADRPLTVADIYLPKGGLPAELQRPGSMREKPDGGAKHARKQRFLAAFARELQRNRLAARRAGREFLLLGDLNVAHLEHDVTNWRAARKMEGFLPEEREWFGEIAGPRRLVDVVRALHGDRPGPLTWWSWAGESFVKDVGWRIDHHLATPGLARRARWVEVDKEPAPDLRLSDHAPLVVEYAELEDAGTAAPTDPEPAGPSLG, from the coding sequence ATGTCTGAGGCTGTGGGAGCAGGCTTCACGGTTGCGTCGTTCAACGTCAACGGGATTCGGGCCGCGCGACGTCGCGGCTTTGACGGCTGGCTTGCGCAGCGCCATCCAGACGTCGTGGGTCTGCAGGAGTTACGTTGCGGGATAGGCGATGTCGGTGAGTTCGCCGGTTACACGGCGGCGATCGACGTCGGCACGATCCCGGGCCGAAACGGTGTGGCGATCCTGACGCGTCGCGCACCTGCCGCCGTCCGCACCTGGCTGACTCACCCGCCGAAGGCGCGCGGGCTGAACGCCTTCGCACACGAAGGGCGCTACGTCGAGGTCGATCTGGCCGACCGGCCGCTGACCGTCGCCGACATCTATCTACCCAAGGGTGGTTTGCCCGCTGAGTTGCAGCGGCCGGGTTCGATGCGGGAGAAGCCCGACGGTGGTGCCAAACACGCACGCAAGCAACGGTTTCTGGCCGCTTTCGCCCGCGAACTGCAACGCAACCGGCTCGCGGCACGACGAGCCGGCCGAGAGTTCCTGCTGCTCGGCGACCTCAACGTCGCCCATCTCGAACACGACGTGACCAACTGGCGCGCGGCCCGCAAGATGGAGGGGTTCCTGCCCGAAGAGCGGGAGTGGTTCGGTGAGATCGCCGGACCTCGTCGGCTCGTCGACGTGGTGCGTGCGTTGCACGGCGACAGACCGGGCCCGCTGACCTGGTGGAGCTGGGCGGGGGAGTCATTCGTCAAGGACGTCGGATGGCGTATCGACCACCACCTGGCGACTCCCGGACTCGCGCGTCGGGCGCGGTGGGTCGAGGTCGACAAGGAACCCGCGCCCGACCTGCGGCTCTCGGATCACGCGCCGCTGGTCGTCGAATACGCCGAACTCGAAGACGCCGGAACTGCGGCACCGACCGATCCGGAACCCGCAGGTCCTTCGCTCGGCTGA